Proteins co-encoded in one Meiothermus sp. genomic window:
- a CDS encoding zinc-dependent alcohol dehydrogenase family protein, which yields MKAAVITQPKTLRLENLEAPQAGFGQVRVRVGATGVCGTDLHLFEGHFHARLPLVPGHEIAGVIDQVGPGVEGLQEGQLVALDPVVACGQCWACRRGQRQHCLHFQALGVTQAGGFAQYVVAPAQNAYPVRGLSAAEAAFAEPLGCVAWGLLRLRPEPGSQALLFGAGPIGLLLMQALLISGASRAVVVDPVPERRALALQLGAHQALAPGEPVLDLAPHGFDIVAEATGVPAVVEAMPRFAAVGGKLLVFGVAPEEARIQLSPYDLFQRDLSLIGSFSLNGTLPIALEWLESGRVQVKPLISHRLPLEGLHQALAYKEHPGMAQSLKVLIEPNA from the coding sequence ATGAAAGCAGCCGTTATCACCCAACCCAAAACCCTAAGGCTAGAGAACCTCGAGGCCCCCCAGGCCGGCTTCGGCCAGGTGCGCGTGCGGGTGGGGGCCACCGGGGTCTGCGGCACCGACCTGCACCTTTTTGAGGGCCACTTCCACGCCCGGCTGCCCCTGGTGCCCGGCCACGAGATCGCCGGGGTCATCGACCAGGTAGGCCCGGGGGTGGAGGGCTTGCAGGAGGGCCAGCTGGTGGCCCTCGACCCGGTGGTGGCCTGCGGCCAGTGCTGGGCCTGCCGCCGGGGGCAGCGGCAACACTGCCTGCACTTCCAGGCCCTGGGGGTAACCCAGGCCGGGGGCTTCGCCCAGTACGTGGTGGCCCCGGCCCAAAACGCCTACCCAGTGCGGGGCCTGAGCGCTGCCGAGGCCGCCTTTGCCGAGCCGCTGGGCTGCGTGGCCTGGGGCCTCCTGCGCCTCAGGCCCGAGCCGGGCAGCCAGGCCCTCCTCTTCGGGGCCGGGCCGATTGGCCTCCTCCTGATGCAGGCCCTCCTCATCTCCGGGGCCAGCCGAGCGGTGGTGGTGGATCCGGTGCCCGAGCGGCGCGCGCTGGCCCTCCAGCTTGGGGCCCACCAAGCCTTGGCCCCCGGCGAGCCCGTGCTTGACCTAGCCCCCCACGGCTTTGACATCGTGGCCGAGGCTACCGGGGTGCCCGCGGTGGTGGAGGCCATGCCCCGCTTCGCCGCGGTGGGGGGCAAGCTCCTGGTCTTTGGGGTGGCCCCCGAGGAGGCCCGTATCCAGCTAAGCCCCTACGACCTCTTCCAGCGCGACCTGAGCCTGATTGGGAGCTTCTCCCTCAACGGCACCCTGCCCATCGCCCTGGAGTGGCTCGAGAGCGGGCGGGTGCAGGTCAAGCCCCTCATCAGCCACCGGCTGCCCCTCGAGGGCCTGCACCAGGCCCTGGCCTACAAGGAGCACCCCGGCATGGCCCAGTCCCTCAAGGTACTCATCGAACCCAACGCCTAA
- a CDS encoding SDR family NAD(P)-dependent oxidoreductase, whose amino-acid sequence MATVLDRFRLDNQVAVVTGGARGIGLAIATALAEAGARVVLADLDPEAGERSAAHLRGLGLAAEFHPLDVTRPEQAEALAQALERVDVLVNNAGICRNTPALETPDEEWRLVFEVNVHGVFWCSRAFGRRMVAQRRGSIVNIASMSGRIVNKPQPQAAYNASKAAVIHLTKSLAAELAPFGVRVNAISPGYIGTEMTRRGLETPEWRRDWLGLTPLGRLGEPAEVASCALFLASEASSYLTGSELVVDGGYTVW is encoded by the coding sequence ATGGCAACCGTACTGGACAGGTTCCGGCTGGACAACCAGGTGGCCGTCGTCACCGGCGGGGCCCGTGGAATTGGGCTGGCCATCGCCACCGCCTTGGCCGAGGCCGGGGCCCGGGTGGTGCTGGCCGACCTCGACCCCGAGGCGGGCGAGAGGAGCGCGGCCCACCTAAGGGGGCTGGGCCTGGCAGCAGAGTTCCACCCCCTAGACGTCACCCGGCCCGAGCAGGCCGAGGCTTTGGCCCAGGCGCTGGAGCGGGTAGACGTGCTGGTCAACAACGCCGGCATCTGCCGCAACACCCCGGCCCTGGAGACCCCCGACGAGGAGTGGCGGCTGGTCTTCGAGGTCAACGTGCACGGGGTCTTCTGGTGCAGCCGGGCCTTTGGCCGCCGAATGGTGGCCCAAAGGCGGGGCAGCATCGTCAACATCGCCTCCATGTCCGGGCGCATCGTCAACAAGCCCCAGCCCCAGGCCGCCTACAACGCCTCCAAGGCCGCGGTCATCCACCTCACCAAGTCTCTGGCGGCCGAGCTGGCCCCCTTTGGGGTGCGGGTCAACGCCATCTCCCCCGGCTACATCGGCACCGAGATGACCCGGCGCGGCCTGGAGACCCCCGAGTGGCGGCGGGACTGGCTGGGCCTCACCCCTTTGGGCCGCCTAGGAGAGCCCGCCGAGGTGGCGAGCTGCGCCCTCTTCCTGGCCTCGGAGGCCAGCAGCTACCTCACCGGGAGCGAGCTGGTGGTGGACGGGGGGTACACGGTATGGTAG
- a CDS encoding zinc-binding dehydrogenase yields MVGRRLAVEAPHRLAWLEEAPPTPGPGQALLKPLAVGLCGSDLHVYEGLHPFVRYPVYPGHEVAARVLEVGPETDPAWVGARVALEPSLTCGRCPQCQSGRYNICQALRVMGFQAPGAMAEAFVAPVDRLHRLPEGLTDEQGALVEPLAVAVHAVGLSPVAGRRVAVLGAGTIGLLVAQVARAYGAASVVVVDPLEARRRLAEGLGLPAQPPGQERYEVVFECVGSEKALEAAIQGCHKGGEVVVAGVFGQPTRISAALIQDWELTLRGSLMYTARDYPEALRLLAQGQVRVEPLITHRFPLLEAPAAFAAALQREQALKVVLLNPQNI; encoded by the coding sequence ATGGTAGGCCGCCGGCTGGCGGTGGAGGCCCCGCACCGGCTGGCCTGGCTCGAGGAGGCCCCCCCCACCCCAGGCCCCGGCCAGGCCCTGCTGAAGCCCCTGGCGGTGGGCCTGTGCGGCTCCGACCTGCACGTCTACGAGGGGCTCCACCCCTTCGTGCGCTACCCGGTCTACCCAGGCCACGAGGTGGCCGCGCGGGTGCTCGAGGTGGGCCCAGAAACCGACCCTGCCTGGGTGGGGGCGCGGGTGGCCCTCGAGCCCTCCCTCACCTGCGGGCGCTGCCCCCAGTGCCAAAGCGGGCGCTACAACATCTGCCAGGCCCTGCGGGTGATGGGTTTCCAGGCCCCCGGGGCCATGGCCGAGGCCTTCGTGGCCCCGGTAGATCGGCTGCACCGCCTGCCCGAGGGCCTCACCGACGAGCAGGGGGCCTTGGTGGAGCCGCTGGCGGTAGCGGTGCACGCGGTGGGCCTAAGCCCGGTGGCGGGGCGCCGGGTGGCGGTGCTGGGGGCCGGCACCATCGGGCTTTTGGTGGCCCAGGTGGCCCGGGCCTACGGGGCGGCCTCGGTGGTGGTGGTGGATCCCCTGGAAGCCCGGCGCCGACTGGCCGAAGGCCTGGGCCTCCCGGCCCAGCCGCCTGGTCAGGAGCGCTACGAGGTAGTCTTTGAGTGCGTGGGGAGCGAGAAGGCCCTGGAGGCGGCCATTCAGGGCTGCCACAAGGGGGGCGAGGTGGTGGTGGCGGGGGTCTTCGGCCAGCCCACCCGCATCAGCGCGGCCCTAATCCAGGACTGGGAGCTCACCCTGCGGGGCAGCCTGATGTACACCGCCCGCGACTACCCGGAGGCCCTGCGGCTGTTGGCCCAGGGCCAGGTGCGGGTAGAGCCCCTCATCACCCACCGCTTTCCCTTGCTGGAGGCCCCCGCGGCCTTTGCTGCGGCCTTGCAGCGCGAGCAGGCCCTGAAGGTAGTGTTGCTGAACCCCCAAAATATCTAG
- the carA gene encoding glutamine-hydrolyzing carbamoyl-phosphate synthase small subunit, with protein MKERAVLVLEDGTTYHGYAFGHRGKSVGEVVFNTAQTGYQEILTDPSYHGQIVVMTYPHQGNYGVNVFDMESNRPWVRGFVAREFSKYTAGPRAQQSLEEFMRDTGVIGLEGIDTRALVRKIREGGVMKGVIAHATHFGSPSYRFTPEDLAALREEARRWTDIDGRDMTPEVSTPLPYQFPTFKGSRRVVVMDFGIKHAQMRYMAELGFELIVVPGKTGPAQIMALEPHGLFVSNGPGDPSMPRYAHETLWKLMGLLPTFGICLGHQLLGLAAGGRTFKLKFGHRGANHPVKNLLTGKIEITSQNHGYAVDPDSLKDFKPTHINLNDGTLEGMAHLRYPVFSVQYHPEANPGPHDSIYLFHRFLEEVDAFNGLTGTPVEKQRVGGLGI; from the coding sequence ATGAAAGAACGCGCAGTGTTGGTACTCGAGGATGGCACCACCTACCACGGCTACGCCTTCGGGCACCGAGGCAAAAGTGTGGGAGAAGTGGTGTTCAACACCGCCCAGACCGGCTACCAGGAGATTCTGACCGACCCCAGCTACCACGGCCAGATTGTGGTCATGACCTACCCCCACCAGGGTAACTACGGGGTGAATGTCTTCGACATGGAGAGCAACCGCCCCTGGGTGCGGGGTTTTGTGGCGCGGGAGTTCAGCAAATACACCGCCGGCCCCCGCGCGCAGCAGAGCTTGGAAGAGTTCATGCGCGATACTGGGGTAATCGGTCTGGAAGGCATAGATACCCGCGCCCTGGTGCGCAAAATCCGCGAGGGGGGGGTGATGAAAGGGGTGATTGCTCACGCCACCCATTTTGGCTCGCCATCCTACCGCTTCACCCCCGAAGACCTGGCCGCCCTGCGCGAGGAGGCCCGCCGCTGGACCGATATTGACGGGCGCGACATGACCCCCGAGGTCTCCACCCCGCTGCCCTACCAGTTCCCTACCTTCAAGGGCTCGCGCCGGGTGGTGGTGATGGACTTCGGCATCAAACATGCCCAGATGCGCTACATGGCCGAGCTGGGCTTCGAGCTGATTGTGGTGCCGGGCAAAACCGGCCCCGCCCAGATTATGGCCCTGGAGCCCCACGGCCTCTTTGTGAGCAACGGCCCCGGCGACCCCAGCATGCCTCGCTACGCCCACGAGACCCTCTGGAAGCTGATGGGCCTGCTGCCCACCTTTGGCATCTGCCTGGGCCACCAACTGCTGGGCCTGGCGGCGGGGGGGCGCACCTTCAAGCTCAAGTTTGGCCACCGGGGGGCCAACCACCCGGTCAAGAACCTGCTCACCGGCAAAATCGAGATCACCAGCCAGAACCACGGCTACGCGGTAGACCCCGACTCCCTCAAGGACTTCAAGCCCACCCACATCAACCTGAACGATGGCACCCTCGAGGGCATGGCCCACCTGCGCTACCCGGTGTTTAGCGTGCAGTACCACCCCGAGGCCAACCCCGGCCCGCACGACTCGATTTATCTGTTCCACCGCTTCCTCGAGGAAGTGGATGCCTTTAACGGCCTAACCGGAACACCGGTGGAGAAGCAGCGCGTGGGGGGGCTGGGGATTTAG
- a CDS encoding N-acetyltransferase has protein sequence MSNLVEIGTTVLPKVRWDANVELRKARMKDVEQIYTLIKYWAERGLMLVRSHNHLYENLRDFFVLEDEDGHIVGSGALHILWHDIAEVRGLAVHPERQGQGLGRWMALAAEREAKDLGIPQIFAWTLQVKFFTSLGYQVTTREALPPKVYAECSACPFYDNCREIGVTKVLDVENAYKVG, from the coding sequence GTGAGTAACTTAGTTGAAATTGGCACTACCGTTTTACCCAAGGTGCGCTGGGACGCCAACGTAGAGCTTCGCAAGGCCCGCATGAAAGATGTGGAGCAGATCTACACCCTCATCAAGTACTGGGCCGAGCGCGGTCTGATGCTGGTGCGCAGCCACAACCATCTCTATGAGAACCTGCGCGACTTCTTCGTGCTGGAAGACGAGGATGGGCACATTGTGGGTAGCGGCGCTTTACACATCCTCTGGCACGACATCGCCGAGGTACGGGGTCTGGCGGTGCATCCAGAGCGCCAGGGGCAGGGGCTGGGCCGCTGGATGGCCCTGGCCGCCGAGCGCGAGGCCAAGGATCTGGGCATCCCGCAGATCTTCGCCTGGACGCTTCAGGTCAAGTTTTTCACCAGCCTGGGCTACCAGGTGACCACCCGCGAGGCGCTGCCCCCCAAGGTCTACGCCGAGTGCAGCGCTTGCCCCTTCTACGACAACTGCCGCGAGATCGGCGTGACCAAGGTGCTGGATGTGGAAAACGCCTACAAGGTCGGCTAG
- the argH gene encoding argininosuccinate lyase: MSQQTQKTWGGRFSEAPSQIAQEFNASWTFDQRLALVDIEGSLAHAAMLARQGILSAEEAEQIRQGLLSVRQEILEGRFRWREELEDVHMNVEARLTELVGPVGGKLHTARSRNDQVATDLRLWVRGELEGLLGDLKTLRQVLVREAEKYLKPPLILPGYTHLQRAMPVLLSHWFLAYYEMLSRDAGRLQDALRRLNESPLGAAALAGTGFPIDRHFTAQALGFARPMRNSLDAVGSRDFVLEVLSALTIGQVTLSRLAEEIILYTTFEFGFAVLPDAFSTGSSIMPQKKNADHAELIRGKAGRVLGSFVTLATLTKGLPLAYNKDLQEDKEPLFDAVDTYRASVRLLAAMLPGLRWNAEVMARAAESGFSLATELADYLAERGVPFREAHHVVGRIVRHCVDAAKELRDLSLDELKGFHALFGPDALELTRLETAIHRRRSYGGTAPEAVQEALKTAKLEVEG; this comes from the coding sequence TTGAGCCAGCAGACACAAAAAACCTGGGGGGGCCGCTTTAGCGAGGCCCCCAGCCAGATTGCCCAGGAGTTCAACGCTTCCTGGACCTTTGACCAGCGCCTTGCTCTGGTAGACATCGAAGGCTCGCTGGCCCATGCGGCCATGCTGGCCCGGCAGGGCATCCTGAGTGCGGAGGAAGCCGAGCAGATTCGTCAGGGGCTTCTGAGCGTGCGGCAGGAAATCCTGGAGGGGCGCTTTCGCTGGCGCGAGGAACTCGAGGACGTGCACATGAATGTGGAGGCCCGCCTCACCGAACTAGTAGGCCCGGTGGGGGGCAAACTGCACACCGCCCGCAGCCGCAACGACCAGGTAGCCACCGACCTGCGCCTATGGGTGCGGGGCGAACTCGAGGGCCTGCTTGGCGACCTCAAGACCCTGCGCCAGGTGCTGGTGCGGGAAGCCGAGAAGTACCTAAAGCCCCCCCTCATCCTCCCCGGCTATACCCACCTGCAACGGGCCATGCCGGTGCTTCTGTCGCACTGGTTTCTGGCCTACTACGAGATGCTCTCCCGCGATGCCGGGCGCCTGCAGGATGCTCTGCGTCGCCTCAACGAGTCGCCCCTGGGCGCAGCGGCCCTGGCCGGGACGGGCTTCCCCATCGACCGGCACTTTACCGCGCAGGCCCTGGGTTTTGCCCGCCCCATGCGAAACTCGCTGGATGCGGTGGGCTCGCGCGACTTTGTGCTCGAGGTGCTCTCGGCCCTGACCATCGGGCAGGTTACGCTCTCGAGGCTGGCCGAGGAAATCATCCTCTACACCACCTTTGAGTTTGGCTTTGCGGTGCTGCCCGATGCTTTCTCCACCGGAAGCTCCATCATGCCCCAGAAGAAAAACGCCGACCACGCCGAGCTGATTCGGGGCAAGGCGGGCCGGGTGCTGGGCAGCTTCGTCACCCTGGCCACCCTGACCAAGGGTCTACCGCTGGCCTACAACAAAGACCTGCAAGAAGACAAAGAACCCCTCTTCGACGCGGTGGACACCTACCGGGCCTCGGTGCGGCTTCTGGCGGCCATGCTACCGGGCCTCCGGTGGAATGCCGAGGTTATGGCCAGGGCCGCCGAGTCGGGCTTCTCGCTGGCCACCGAGCTGGCCGACTACCTGGCCGAGCGGGGGGTGCCCTTCCGCGAGGCCCATCACGTGGTGGGGCGTATCGTGCGCCATTGCGTGGACGCCGCCAAGGAGTTGCGGGATTTGTCGTTGGACGAACTTAAGGGGTTTCATGCCCTCTTTGGCCCGGACGCACTCGAGCTAACCCGGCTCGAGACCGCCATCCACCGACGACGAAGCTACGGCGGCACCGCACCCGAGGCGGTGCAGGAGGCCCTGAAGACGGCAAAGCTCGAGGTCGAAGGATGA
- a CDS encoding GNAT family N-acetyltransferase: protein MQADSAPLEIRRATPADAEAVAQMVRQAWADRVAPDSSGHRETAEQVQADLERGYVWVALDGEALVGTVRLVRHPDPRERGVWEVKKLGVLPEYRKQGVAHRLMEALARQAFEVRARELRLAVRHDQPKLLKWYTQFGFFYDPSLRYSTPNPSTPAALCDEEGTRGALMNGYSTPNQAHSSQVPQGVLEGVGRLANRLMCFTRAVPTNSPYSGFCCRDYNTSHRVGPFGGDRDKSDGPLATDYSRLAKGRDF from the coding sequence ATGCAAGCCGATTCTGCGCCGTTAGAGATTCGCCGGGCTACCCCAGCCGATGCCGAGGCCGTTGCCCAGATGGTGCGCCAAGCCTGGGCCGACCGGGTGGCCCCGGACTCCTCGGGCCACCGCGAGACGGCAGAACAGGTACAGGCCGACCTGGAACGCGGCTATGTCTGGGTGGCGCTGGACGGGGAAGCCCTGGTGGGCACGGTGCGCCTGGTGCGGCACCCCGACCCCAGGGAGCGTGGGGTGTGGGAGGTCAAGAAGCTGGGGGTGCTGCCCGAGTACCGCAAGCAGGGGGTGGCCCATAGGCTGATGGAAGCGTTGGCCCGTCAGGCCTTTGAGGTGCGGGCCAGGGAACTGCGCCTGGCCGTGCGCCACGACCAGCCCAAGCTGCTCAAGTGGTACACCCAGTTTGGCTTTTTCTACGACCCCAGCCTGCGCTATAGCACCCCCAACCCCAGTACCCCCGCCGCCCTTTGTGATGAGGAAGGAACTCGAGGTGCGCTCATGAATGGTTACAGCACCCCGAATCAAGCGCACAGTTCGCAAGTCCCACAAGGGGTGTTGGAAGGAGTGGGGCGTTTGGCGAATCGCCTTATGTGCTTTACTAGAGCGGTTCCCACGAATAGTCCCTACAGCGGTTTTTGCTGTAGAGACTACAATACGAGCCACCGCGTGGGCCCTTTTGGTGGGGATCGCGATAAAAGCGACGGGCCACTGGCTACTGACTACTCGCGATTGGCTAAGGGGAGGGATTTTTGA
- a CDS encoding argininosuccinate synthase, translating to MKIVLAYSGGLDTSIILKWLIENYNAEVITFTADIGQGEEVEEARVKALKTGASKAYALDLREEFVRDFVFPMLRSGALYEGYYLLGTSIARPLIAKHLVRIAQEEGAEAISHGATGKGNDQVRFELTAYALKPDIKVIAPWREWNLVSRPQMMEYAAMHGIPVPTTLEKPYSVDSNLLHNSFEGGVLEDPWAEPPAGMFRLTQDPWNAPEEPELVEIQVEGGDAVAVNGERLSPASLLARLNEIGGRHGIGRVDLVENRFVGMKSRGVYETPGGTLIYHARRAVESLTLDREVLHQRDQLGIKYAELVYNGFWFAPEREALQAYMDHVAKTVTGTVRFRLYKGNIILAGRKSPLSLYDKSLVSFDEKGGYNQADAEGFIKLNSLRLRVRAKAQPKD from the coding sequence ATGAAAATCGTGCTCGCATACTCCGGCGGTCTGGATACCAGCATCATCCTCAAGTGGCTGATTGAAAACTACAACGCCGAGGTCATCACCTTTACCGCCGACATCGGGCAGGGCGAGGAGGTCGAGGAAGCCCGGGTCAAGGCCCTCAAGACCGGGGCCAGCAAGGCCTATGCCCTGGACTTGCGTGAGGAGTTCGTGCGGGACTTTGTCTTTCCCATGCTACGCTCCGGCGCCCTCTACGAGGGCTACTACCTGCTGGGCACTTCCATTGCCCGCCCCCTCATCGCCAAGCACCTCGTACGCATCGCCCAGGAGGAAGGGGCCGAGGCCATCTCCCATGGGGCTACCGGCAAAGGTAACGATCAGGTGCGCTTCGAGCTCACCGCCTATGCGCTCAAGCCCGATATCAAGGTAATTGCGCCCTGGCGGGAGTGGAACCTGGTGAGCCGCCCGCAGATGATGGAGTACGCGGCCATGCATGGCATTCCGGTACCCACCACCCTCGAGAAGCCCTATAGCGTGGACTCCAACCTGCTGCACAACTCCTTCGAGGGGGGCGTGCTGGAAGACCCCTGGGCCGAGCCCCCCGCCGGGATGTTCCGCCTGACCCAAGACCCCTGGAACGCACCCGAAGAGCCCGAGCTGGTGGAAATTCAAGTGGAAGGGGGCGACGCGGTGGCCGTAAACGGCGAGCGGCTCTCCCCCGCCAGCTTGCTGGCCCGCCTCAACGAAATTGGCGGTCGGCACGGCATTGGCCGGGTAGACCTGGTGGAAAACCGCTTTGTGGGCATGAAATCGCGGGGCGTCTACGAGACCCCCGGCGGCACCCTCATCTACCACGCCCGGCGGGCCGTGGAGAGCCTGACCTTAGACCGCGAGGTGCTGCACCAGCGCGACCAACTGGGCATCAAGTACGCCGAACTGGTCTACAACGGCTTCTGGTTTGCCCCGGAGCGCGAGGCCCTGCAAGCCTACATGGATCACGTGGCCAAGACCGTAACCGGTACGGTGCGCTTCCGGCTCTACAAGGGCAACATTATTCTGGCCGGGCGCAAGTCGCCCCTCTCGCTCTACGACAAGAGCCTGGTCTCCTTCGACGAAAAGGGCGGCTACAACCAGGCCGACGCCGAGGGCTTCATCAAGCTCAACTCGCTGCGGCTTAGGGTGCGAGCCAAGGCCCAGCCAAAGGACTAG
- a CDS encoding DUF192 domain-containing protein, translating into MNRRGRLRGYGLGLLALAVALSTTGYFLAGLILNRPSQQRMQPAPRNVLTISSTQGSVELPVYLIRNPRPLEAFPRQNPSANQGILYRFPQARDDAWIGWGLKTAASVAFLDKEGNILAILDIEPCPAPQGKGCRSDAPGVVYRQVLEVPRGWFAQHQIKPGAVVSVKPSEGSP; encoded by the coding sequence ATGAACCGGCGCGGACGCCTGCGGGGCTATGGCTTGGGGCTTTTGGCCCTGGCAGTTGCGCTGTCCACCACGGGCTATTTTCTGGCAGGTCTGATTCTAAACCGTCCGTCACAGCAGCGGATGCAACCGGCGCCCCGAAATGTGCTGACCATCTCGAGCACCCAAGGCAGCGTGGAATTGCCGGTTTACCTGATCCGCAACCCGAGGCCGCTCGAGGCTTTCCCCCGGCAAAACCCATCAGCCAACCAGGGCATTCTGTACCGCTTCCCCCAGGCCCGCGACGATGCCTGGATCGGCTGGGGCCTAAAAACCGCGGCCTCGGTGGCTTTTTTGGACAAAGAAGGAAACATCCTGGCCATTCTGGACATCGAGCCCTGTCCTGCCCCCCAGGGCAAAGGTTGCCGCAGCGATGCACCGGGGGTGGTGTATCGGCAGGTGCTCGAGGTGCCCCGGGGCTGGTTTGCCCAGCATCAGATAAAGCCCGGTGCCGTGGTCAGCGTGAAACCGTCCGAGGGATCCCCGTAG
- a CDS encoding glutaminyl-peptide cyclotransferase, with the protein MARALFTLWFLLGMALAQPQVPVWGFRVVSTYPHDPTAFTQGLIYHDGFLYEGTGLYGQSSIRKVELKTGRVLQSRSLPQKYFGEGITLFQNRFYQLTWQNQEGFIYDLNFNPVGRFTYQTEGWGLTHDGQRLILSDGSAQLFFLNPHTLRPERILTVRAAGQPVTRLNELEYIQGRIWANVWMTNRMAIINPQSGNVEAWLDLTGLSLLAQARNPNPDAVLNGIAYDPQNRRLFVTGKLWPFLFEIEVVPNP; encoded by the coding sequence GTGGCTCGAGCCCTTTTTACCCTTTGGTTTCTGCTAGGTATGGCCCTGGCGCAGCCCCAAGTGCCGGTCTGGGGCTTCCGGGTGGTGAGTACCTACCCCCACGACCCCACCGCCTTCACCCAGGGACTCATCTACCACGACGGTTTTTTATACGAGGGTACCGGCCTCTACGGGCAGTCCAGTATCCGCAAGGTAGAACTCAAAACCGGGCGGGTGCTACAAAGCCGATCCCTGCCCCAAAAATACTTTGGTGAGGGCATTACCCTGTTCCAAAACCGCTTTTACCAGCTCACCTGGCAGAACCAGGAGGGCTTCATCTACGACCTGAACTTTAATCCGGTGGGGCGCTTTACCTACCAGACCGAGGGCTGGGGCCTGACCCACGACGGCCAGCGACTCATCCTGTCGGATGGCTCGGCCCAGCTTTTCTTCCTCAACCCGCACACCCTGCGGCCCGAGCGCATCCTTACGGTGCGGGCAGCCGGGCAGCCGGTCACGCGCCTCAACGAGCTCGAGTACATCCAGGGCCGCATCTGGGCCAACGTTTGGATGACCAACCGCATGGCCATCATCAACCCCCAAAGCGGCAACGTGGAAGCCTGGCTCGACCTGACCGGGCTTTCTTTGCTGGCCCAGGCTCGCAACCCCAACCCCGACGCCGTGCTCAACGGCATCGCCTACGACCCCCAGAACCGGCGCCTCTTTGTGACCGGCAAGCTCTGGCCCTTTTTATTCGAGATTGAAGTGGTGCCCAATCCATGA
- the tmk gene encoding dTMP kinase, which translates to MKGLFLTFEGPEGAGKSTQMRLLAEWLEGQRYPVVQTREPGGTRLGQAIRELLLHQDAMCAEAEYLLYSADRAEHMQTLIRPALGQGQVVLCDRWLDSSLAYQGYGRGLNLEWLRQVARGATQGVKPHKTFLFDLPPEVGLARFEGRDRLEREPLAFHRRVRQGYLELARAEPERFVVLDATQTPEALQAQLRVHLQGLLAGKYP; encoded by the coding sequence GTGAAAGGTCTATTTCTAACCTTTGAAGGCCCGGAAGGGGCCGGTAAATCTACCCAGATGCGCCTGCTGGCAGAATGGTTGGAAGGGCAAAGATACCCGGTTGTCCAGACCCGCGAACCCGGTGGTACCAGGCTAGGGCAGGCCATCCGCGAGCTGCTGCTGCACCAAGACGCCATGTGCGCCGAGGCCGAGTATCTGCTCTATTCCGCCGACCGCGCCGAGCACATGCAAACCCTGATCCGGCCTGCTTTGGGGCAAGGCCAGGTGGTGCTGTGTGACCGCTGGCTGGATTCCTCGCTGGCCTACCAAGGCTACGGACGGGGGTTGAACCTGGAGTGGCTACGCCAGGTGGCCCGGGGGGCGACCCAGGGGGTGAAACCCCACAAAACATTTCTATTCGACCTGCCGCCCGAGGTGGGTTTGGCGCGTTTTGAGGGGCGGGATCGCCTCGAGCGCGAACCGCTGGCGTTCCACCGGCGGGTGCGCCAGGGCTACCTCGAGCTTGCCCGCGCCGAACCCGAGCGTTTTGTGGTGCTGGACGCGACCCAGACCCCGGAGGCCCTGCAAGCCCAGTTGCGGGTGCATCTACAAGGCCTGTTGGCGGGCAAATACCCCTAA
- a CDS encoding Nif3-like dinuclear metal center hexameric protein, with the protein MQRDVLVRWLDEYLKIREFKDPSLNGLQVEGKAEVRKIGVSVDAAQVIFDQAAEAQVDFLITHHGLFWGQPFAIVGYQKKRLERLFLAGISLYTAHLPLDAHPEVGNNAVLARELGLRDLEPFPHPKYGPIGCVGHFSEPRPLAEVEDRIGELTGMQPLVHKGGLEEVRRVGIVSGGGAGDVGLAKALGCDLYITGEPSHAHYHEPFELGINVIYAGHYDSETFGVRALAARLEEEFGLPWVFLAHPTGL; encoded by the coding sequence ATGCAGCGCGATGTTTTGGTTCGCTGGCTGGACGAGTACCTAAAAATCCGCGAGTTCAAAGACCCCTCGCTCAACGGCTTGCAGGTGGAGGGAAAGGCCGAGGTGCGAAAAATCGGGGTCTCGGTGGATGCGGCCCAGGTCATCTTCGACCAGGCCGCGGAAGCCCAGGTGGATTTTCTGATTACCCATCACGGGCTCTTCTGGGGGCAGCCGTTTGCCATTGTGGGCTACCAGAAGAAACGCCTGGAAAGGCTTTTTCTGGCAGGCATTAGCCTCTACACGGCCCACCTTCCGCTCGACGCCCATCCCGAGGTGGGCAACAACGCGGTGCTAGCCCGTGAGCTGGGGTTGCGCGACCTGGAGCCGTTTCCTCACCCCAAGTACGGCCCCATTGGTTGTGTGGGGCATTTCTCCGAGCCCAGGCCCCTGGCCGAGGTAGAAGACCGCATCGGCGAGCTGACCGGAATGCAGCCCCTGGTTCACAAAGGAGGCCTCGAGGAGGTGCGCCGGGTGGGCATCGTCTCGGGCGGCGGGGCTGGCGATGTGGGGCTGGCCAAAGCCCTGGGCTGCGACCTCTACATCACCGGCGAGCCCTCGCACGCCCACTACCACGAGCCTTTTGAACTGGGCATCAACGTAATCTACGCCGGCCACTACGACAGCGAGACCTTTGGGGTCAGGGCCCTGGCGGCGCGGCTGGAAGAAGAATTCGGCCTGCCCTGGGTGTTTTTGGCGCACCCGACAGGGCTATAA